AGAATACTATCGCTTCAGCAGCGCCAGTGAGTGCTGCATGAAGCTCTTGTCGGATATCAAGGTGTCTAGAATGCCTTCCGTGCGTCCATCTGGTACTATATCACATGCCGAGCCCTCTTAATAAGAGAACCTTTGTCCTTGCAAGCTTatgttttgatcaaaaatattttgatatatccATCATAATATTTGTTAGCatgattttatattaaattttttttttttttttatggagtcTTTAGTACACCAGCGTAAATAATCTTTAAGAGACACTGAATGAAATCGGAAGGAAAATGATAAAACTCATTTTCTCTCTAtcccatttttatttttttttcttttataaatattttaatataatatcatcatcatcTTTTTCATCTTTCTATAGCCACCATTATTAAtctatcaatttttatttttctacataTCCTCTAAGTTTTAGTAGATCTGCagatcatttattttttagtagatttatttttaaataaatcgaCAGTTATTCttcatcatcttttctttttgttggGGCACTTTTCTACCATTAGCTTATTCATCATGTGGTTTTgagtctttttcttctctttggacatttttttatctcaaatttcttTTGAGGTTTTGTTCTTTTCTTTAGGTATTTTTCTATCTTTGACTTCTTCACCATCAAATTTGAGGCTTTTTCCTCTCGTTTGAGTATTTTCTATCTATGACTCATTCATTGTCCGAtttgaaactttttttttcttttggatattTTTCTGTCTTTAGTTTCTTCACTACCAGTTtgacatctttttcttttctttgtgtaTTTTCTGTCTCTGGCTTCTTCACCATCTTTTTTTTTGGACATTTTTCTATCCTCGCTCCTTTGCCATCCAGTTtgaggcatttttttttttttgatgtttttctATCTCTGACTCCTTCATCACGTAGGTTAaggcctttttcttttcttctataaTGCTTTTATCTGTGAAAATCATCGATCTTTAATTGTCTTCTATTTGAGCGCCAGCATTCTCTTCTATAGCATTTTTATCCGCAAAGATTATTGACCTTCGATTGCCTTTACTTTGAGCATCAATCTTCTCCTCTGTGGTATTTTTATCCGCTAAGATCATCGGCCTTCAGTTGCCTTTTCTTTGGACGCCAGTATTTTCTTCTATAGCATTTTTGTCTACAAAAAAAGTAATAATTTTCAAACTCAAGTTGGTACCTACAGTACCATTTTGAGTTTGAGGGAGCGTATtaacattattttaaaaatcacatatcaatctataataatttttttgttaacATAACCCAATAGTATTTTTATTTGTTAATATGATTCTATATTATGTTCTTTTGTTAGTATGATTTttgtattaattattttttttatgaaattagtctattaatataaataatctctaagatatattgaatgaaattaaaatagagataataaaatctctttttctatctatctctctcttcttcttttttttttcttcttcggcAAATAATAACAGAATTTGATGCATAGACTGATGAATTCTATGATCTAAGTTTGCATGCATGCTAATAGGAAAGTCGATCATATAATCCCGTCAAATGAACAGGAAAAGTTCTGTTTTTTGTGATAGCAGGACAAATCCTAATATTGCGATGCATCAAAGTAGATTCTAAGGAGGCAAAAACAATAGAATACCTGAAAAGCGTCTTAGACTTGAATTGATGTGGTTGATTAGTGGATTACAATCTGTTGAtgttacagaaaaaaaaaaaaagatcagtaaaaaaaataaaaaataaaaaagcgaTGGATTCCAGTGAAACTGGAGCCTCTTATCTGGTCCCAAACATTTGAAAGAATTGCCTTTCCTAGCAGTTGCATCAATCGTTTAATTTCGTGGACAACTTATCTTTTGTGGAATTGTTTCAATTGCCTCACGGAGAGCTCGGATCAACCAGTAGCAGGATATACAGTTCTATTATAATTACGTTTCAACTACGTGACTGCTTGGGAATTGGTATGTCTACAGACCGATAAAGCCACTCAGGGTTTCCAAGCTTATACCACACAAGAAATTTTGTTGTGCTGAAATGCAGACCAGAGGCTCCTCTACTTCTTATCGAACTTGATTGACGGAACTCAGTTGTGGTATATGaacgatttaatttttttttttttcattcttgaaCCCACCCAGCCGCAGCAGGCAGCTCACCACGGATTTATCTGTACTGAGACAATTATTGAGGAAATGATTGCCAACTTTttataattcaaattaattaattatgtTGGATTCCTTTGCTAAGTAGACTAATTAAGCTTGAGAGTTATGCTTGAAGCCTTGGAACTAAAATATACACTTTTCTTTTTGGAGGGTAAAGGGGGGATGCGAAATGCTTCCTATCAACTTTTATTAAGCAACAAATATAATACTGTACAAGAGAAAAAAAGGCAAATGTTACAATGTATCAAGATGAGTGTGAAGCAATGGAACAATGGCATTCGTAAATTAATCATTCTCTTCTTTGATTTGCATTCATAAAGGTAAAGGTTCCTCCAAAGTTAGAAAGCAAGGATTAACTAATGAAGGACAGAAGAAGGAGATGATTTTTCATTGAGAAAGATTCCGGCGAGTCCCAAACTCTGCTCGAATGAGCTTTGATTTTTCTGCAGCACCATAAAGTCGAATTAAAATGTAGACTTACCAACTAGTGTTTCTCTTTTCGACCCCACCATGACCTGACTGTTCGATTATCAGGGTTTAGTGAAATAGAAATAAACGAGTTCAATAACAAACTTTATTCAGTTGCTTTTATGCAACATATTAGATAACGTTAATAGTTGACTAAAATCATATAAACTGATGGTACAATCGTTGCAGTAGCCAGGCAAGTCATTAACATTCAATCGGAATGGCATTTCGGGCATCTGAAAGCTCCAAGAGCACGTAACATCAATCAACTTTTACCAGGCAAAGTCGACTCAGGTGACAAATCGAAGAACCATACTTGTAATGATATGAATGGTAAATCCATGATTATTAAGGAGTTGAATTTATTATATGAAATCCTATTATAAAAGGGCAATCATTCTGCCATTGCTTAGGTTGGATGGTGCTTAAGGAAGTTGGTGATTCAATCTGAAACCCTTTTTCTTCAAGAGACGGGATCTATCGAAAGCACCTTCATTGGTGGGAAAGTTTTCTCTCCCATCCGGTCACTTTCTCCTCCCACGGTTTGGATCCTGAAAAAAAAGCTAGTTCCGGAATGCGCTCTTCTAATTTCGAAAATGATGATCCATTTTTTTTCAGACTACAAGCAAAGGGCAGGAGGCCGATGCATCGTCAGGCGAATTCAAACAGAGTTCCATTGACCAACCTATATTACTTGTGCGATAGGTTTAGTTTCAGACAGAGATAGTCACGTCATGCTCAAGTCAGAAGCTAACCCATCAACGAGTCTGGCCAAGTGGCCTATGTTATGAAGCTTATTATCGTTGCTTGAGGAATGGAGAGATCTCAACAATTTATTCAGCTGGTTTCAAATTTTCTTTCCCACTAATATATAGAATGGAACATGTTATCAATCTTAACAGTAGTGGATACATAGATATGGCAGTAGGTCCCATAGAATGGTAAGAGGCGGAAACTATCTAATTAAATGTTGCATTCGTGGTCCAGTTTTATTCATAATGATCCAAATTAGGTTTATCCACTGAGGGATGCCCGATCCCAGATTTCAACTAAACATGTTGCAGTCAGAACTTATTATAGCAGGTAATAATTTGATGCTAGCATCCTCTATCTCACAAAAGAAAATGTTAAGAAGAGAATTACAATGTTTTAACCACAATGAGGTTGCATAGATAGAAATATCTTTAACTGAAACGAAAAAGCTCTCAAAATAGCAAATTATGGCCAGATTTGCAGAGCCCAAAAAATTAGGGTATCAGCTATTATATGGTTACAGTATCAACTGGATGGCTACAGGTCACCACAATTGAGTCTTAGTTCCACATAATTGCTCCAACAAAAGAAATTCATGAAGACATTGTCGGACAATTATGTAATGCTTTCAAGGATTTACTTTCACTATTGGAACCTGTATTTTGATGAATCGGTGATAAAAGGACATAATGACATCTTAGGATAAGTAATGATGCAAATAACAGAAAAAACCCAAAATACCAATAATAGAGTGAAATGCAAATTTTCTGGTGTACTCATGAACTTATTTTCCCATTGGCAACTTATCAAATTCTTAAGATTCATGCTCGGCGAAGTTGTTATAGATACTTCTGTTCCCATGAGAAAGCTCTCACCAACTATCTGAATATGAACCATGTATGATCGAACAAGAAAGAATCTTCAAAACTACAGCTGCAACTCATGCCTTATAAAGCAAAAATACTGATGCTCAGTTTTAGACTTTGCTAGAAAATAACCACCAAAAAAATACTTAATCATGGTGAGAGAATGCATTTTGAGATGGCATTGCAGTTAATATCGTATTCTTGCAAAAGgttatcatattattattcaGTTACATCGAACAATGTTGGAACTTGTAATATGGCAGATCGTAGAAACTCATTTGGTCATTTCATGGGTACTTGGAAATGAGAACATCTAAAAGACCTAAAAAAATGAGGATTCGGCCGATATTTGTTTCATTTAAGAATTGTTTACTTATGGAAAACCAGAATCAGATTTGCCCAATGACAGAACTGATAAGGTCATTTAAATCCAGAATCAGGCAATTCAGCATGTATTCTGAATCGGTATATGTCATTTCATGATCAGTTCAAACCCATTCATGGTTAATTTTATAGGAATCTGATTACAATAAAATGTGGTTTGGCATCCATTGTACCAGAAATGATTTGAATCAGATGATTAAAGCCAATTTGTCTAACTGTGTGTTAAATCTAGAGCTCAATGGTAAGATCAATTCAACAAGAATGTTTAATACTTTTAAGAGATTGGGATAATTATACATCAACAGAATGTAATCAGAAAATGCTCCATATGGAACAATCAGATAAGCATATACCTTGACATAAATCCTGACCGGAGATGTTCCTTAAATGCACATGGCAATGACTCTTGCTGTCTCTCTTTTCAAACTCAAATCTTTCTGTTACAACCAATTGCTTTGTTACTTGAATATGTTTTTACCACCTCTCAAGAGTTCCCTAGaacttcaaaaaaataaagagtagaaaaaaaaatgaagttggCTTAAATAAGAGTACAGTATCAAAGACACACATGCACAAATGAACAAACAATTCAAGGGCAACCCAGATGACATCTAACTAAGATTCACCTAGAAAACTGAAAAGCAGGTAAATTTTATCCCTTTTGAGGGACACCTGGTATGGGCTCTCTGATATGTTCCACAACTTTTGCTAATCAAAATGGgtatggttatatatatatatatatatatatatatatatatatatatatatatatatgtcaatGCATTAATCAAAATACGAGCATCTCATATGTCTGGACTATTGTATCATTACTTGTGAAGAATCACATGCTCTGTTCCATTTCCTCTTCTTCTATACAAGTTATTCACTTTACATCATGCAACAATACCAGTAAGGCGTTCAATTGCCTCAGCTTGTTGTTTTAAATAATAAACAAAATGGCATCATATATTTAACCACAGCACATAGCACAAAGAATGTAACAAGCAATTATTGTCACATTGTTATGGCTTTGCAGTAGAGTGATTCTTCCTTTTAAAGAATGACTATAATAAATCCATTAGTGCAGCCACAGTTTTCCCCTGTTCTGTTCCACGACAGCCTTTTGAGGTTCAACAACCCTATGGAGACCCATATTTCAGTTATCAAGCCAAGCTTTGCAGTTCTTTTTTCCTCCAGTTTCCATAGGATTCAATTCTCACTTCCATGTCTTCTTTTTATGATCAATAACTCCCATCAAACTGAAGGTACAAAGTTGTAACTAATAACATTTGTGGACCATATATGCCGCAGCCACCCCAAATTGGGACAATGCTAGTTGCTTATTTCAGTCGGATGCAATAGATTATATAAGCTTGTATAAAGATTATTCAAGATAAATATCACCAGCAGAAGGAACAAATTTAGCCAAAAGAATAAGCGGTGAATGTGGGAAGAACATATATTCTTTGCCTACAAGTCCAAATTTCTAGCCAAATTATTAAGACCACCATTCCTTCACCACTTGTATATTTTCCCCGTCTCCAGTGCATTAACATTCTAGGTAAGTGTTCTTATGTCAAACCATCTAAAAATGACCTCTTTCCTCTGCAATTCAGAAGTGTAGTAGAATAAACAACCTCGATCCTTTGACACCAAACCTATTCTATCTTCCCTGACTCCATAATCCGAATTATGTCCTAAACCAAGTAAAATCTCATTGGACATCACCACcttcaatgattaaatacatatcCTTCAGCCAATTTGCATCTATCAGCCTCAACATGACACCAGAGGAATACCCTCTTCATTTTCAACTTCAATCAATCCAATCTCCTCTTTGAAATTTAATGAGTTTATCACACTAGAACAAGCTTATCAATCAGAAATGATTGGCAAATGatcagcatccatattattctaGCTTTCTACATTTTCTTCCAAGCACAGTTTCCATAATGGAGTAAGCTGACAAAGAACTTCAGCTAATTGACGACTCGCCGACAAAGTCTGTATTTCATGGATAAATACATATCTTTCTTAAATCCCAAATAACCCCTGAAGTCCTTTGCCTATCCATAGAAGCGCACTAGATAGCCAATAGCGTTTCTTGCTCGAGGATAATCTCAGTTCCCACAATTAATAACGTTATATGCAATATACAAGTTCTGAAAATAAGAACATCATGCTAGGAATATAAGAATGAGAATGGGAATTATTCAATTGCCAGAAAATGTATAGATACAAAATCATAATAAAAGAGAGTCGGATTACTTGATTAACATAGCTATAGtatctttctttaaaaaaataataaaaataaaacgtCAGCCCTACATTTTGGGTGCTCGATCCTTATATTTCAGAATGTCATTCCAAATGGTCCAGTGTAGAGCCCAAAAGTCTATATGGTAAACTCTGGCATTATCTGCATTATTATGTCAAGgacatttttattataatttaggaAATTGATGTTCCACATGTATAATGGCTTACCTACATCAAATGTTCTAATTTACGTCTAAAAGATAGCTGCTCGGCAAGAATAAAAAGGGATAGGAACTGATACAAGCATAGAgtgatacaaaaaataaaaataaaaataaaggagATATGATCCATTTGTAAGCTCAAGTAGATAACACGGTAATCTGCTGACAATCAACCGACAATGGGAAGCCGGGTGTTAAGAGATAAAATCAATTTATGTTACAACACAAACTGACAAGGCTTCTCTCACcagaaaaagtgaaaaaaagtgATAGGAGAACAGAAATCGACACTCAAGCAACAGGAGACTACCGCAGTCGAAAGATACATAAAAGAACTCCAATGCATAACTCAGAGTAAATCCAATAAAGGACCAGTTATAGCCACATGATCGTATAAAACAATTGGGGAAAACTAACAAGCAATGAACAAGCTTTCAAAAGACAATAGAATCTACAATCTGCCAAGCAAGGAATCAGATATCAAACCCTCTGCCTAAGTAAGTGTAAAAACCAAGAAGTTAATCGTCGATCCATCAACCAGCTTGCAGACTTCTAGCATTCACACAAAACTCCCAAACATCTATTCTGAAGTTGATGCATGAACAGGCAATGGATCAGCAGCACTCACCGAAATCCCCACCATCACCACCTCGCCATCTCTCGGGTCCTCGCAGCCCTTCCGGCGATCGGCACTGGTCCGGCACATGGGGCAGATTGGGGACCTCAACAACCAAGAATCCACACACTGGGCATGAAAGCTGTGCTTGCAAACGGGTAACAACCTACACCTATCTCCCCTCTTGAAGCTCTCCAAGCACACGGCGCATTCAATTGCGCCGCTCCCCTTCTCCCCAGGCTCGAAGTCATAGCAAGGCAGGTTCCCCAATTCGTCGGCCGACAGGCCATTGCTGGCGTCGCTGCTCCGGTCGGGTCTTGCGGCGGCGCCGAGGCCTCGGAAGGCCCTCCCGACGACGCAGACGTGGATGAGCACCAGAATTCCGACGCCGACGAAGAGCAGGACGACGGAGACCACGATCGCCATCACCATGATCTGCGTCGCGATGCCGAGAAGTCTATTAGTCATTCCAGCTGGCTTTTCCACCCGCTCCCGTAGCTTTTCATCCGAGAAGCAAAAGGCTGCCACTGCTAGACAGTGCTGGTGCATTTAGAAAACCAAGCAACACGTGTCTTCTCTCCTCCCAAATCCATCCAAATCCCCACTGGTTCTCCTCGGCACGCACGTACAAGACAAAACTTCTCTCGAGCCAGGTCAAGGATTTCAGGAGGCACGGAAGGGCAATTCGGAGAAGATTCTTCTCCGAGGAGAATTGGAAGGAGTGATTCTTTTGGGCATTCTCTGAACCTTGGTTTCGAGAGGACTATCTAAACGAGGATCCAAAGGAGGTAATTGATGACGGCCTCGGAGGGTGTGGGCGGATCGCTAAATTGATGAACGGATCGGTGAAGGGGGGTGGGTGAGCGCGTGGGGTGGGTGGTGAATGGTGGTGGGGAAGGAAAATTTTTGAGAGTAGCAAGGAAGAAAAGGTGAAAGCACCTGAGAAAGGGATGGGATAGAAAGCCATTACGGCCTTTTCTTGGGTTCGTATTTGTCTGCTTCCGAATAGCTTCCTAAGTTCTGTGGTGTGTGTAccggggaggaaaaaaaaaaaaaaaactttgcttTCAATCCCATGATTTATCTGCCGACCAGAGAAAAGCAATTTCTTAGATAAACATGAACCGGGACCCTATgatgattttaaaatcttttccgtccaataaattaatctaatttgattagatatcttatgactttttttttttttttttttgggggtaaaAGGCA
Above is a genomic segment from Elaeis guineensis isolate ETL-2024a chromosome 1, EG11, whole genome shotgun sequence containing:
- the LOC105039203 gene encoding E3 ubiquitin-protein ligase ATL41 isoform X1, which translates into the protein MHQHCLAVAAFCFSDEKLRERVEKPAGMTNRLLGIATQIMVMAIVVSVVLLFVGVGILVLIHVCVVGRAFRGLGAAARPDRSSDASNGLSADELGNLPCYDFEPGEKGSGAIECAVCLESFKRGDRCRLLPVCKHSFHAQCVDSWLLRSPICPMCRTSADRRKGCEDPRDGEVVMVGISKDLSLKRETARVIAMCI
- the LOC105039203 gene encoding E3 ubiquitin-protein ligase ATL41 isoform X2 is translated as MHQHCLAVAAFCFSDEKLRERVEKPAGMTNRLLGIATQIMVMAIVVSVVLLFVGVGILVLIHVCVVGRAFRGLGAAARPDRSSDASNGLSADELGNLPCYDFEPGEKGSGAIECAVCLESFKRGDRCRLLPVCKHSFHAQCVDSWLLRSPICPMCRTSADRRKGCEDPRDGEVVMVGISF